The genomic stretch CTTTCTTTGAGACTTTCTTTTGTAATGCTATTGAACGCAACAACATCAAACAGCAATATTGTATTAACTTCTTCTAATTCATCCTGGATTTTATAAATTGGATTTTCGCTCTCTTCTTCAAGCCAAATACATATATCTATATCAGAACCTCTTCTATAGTCTCCTCTTGCTCTTGAACCAAAGATACAAGCTTTTTTAACTTGCTTGTATTTCTTAAAAATTTCGATAATCTTATTTAAGATATCTTCCTCTATTCCAAACTTTTTGGTTTCCACTTTCACTCTCACCTTTTTAAAAAATTTAAAAAAGAGGGAGCTTAAATTTTCTCAAGCTCCTCTCTTAAAATCTCATTTACAAGCTGTGGATTGGCCTTGCCTTTTGTTATCTTCATAACCTGCCCAACCAAAAAGCCAAACGCCTTGTCTTTGCCATTCTTGTAATCCTCTACTGATTTTGGATTGTTTGCTATTGCCTGTTTTACAGCTTCCAAAATTACGTTTCTGTCTGTTATCTGAACAAGTCCTTTTTCTTTTACAATAAC from Caldicellulosiruptor kronotskyensis 2002 encodes the following:
- a CDS encoding nucleotidyltransferase domain-containing protein, translating into MKVETKKFGIEEDILNKIIEIFKKYKQVKKACIFGSRARGDYRRGSDIDICIWLEEESENPIYKIQDELEEVNTILLFDVVAFNSITKESLKESIIKEGVIIYERENSREI